In the Engraulis encrasicolus isolate BLACKSEA-1 chromosome 9, IST_EnEncr_1.0, whole genome shotgun sequence genome, one interval contains:
- the LOC134455803 gene encoding uncharacterized protein LOC134455803: MGFIININSFTTMIPALLEKQQYVCTYRLSQDHVELFFNSIRASGGWNNNPSVVSFKNYFRHVMVRCGINPGDTGNVQAQDGTVCLSAIAISSSVPADANDDDDDDDNNLIVPSPYDQTAGLVLDHTYLPTRFGALTENALVYIAGFVVKCVQRKLKCEVCCSSLISTALPSTLGDNYHLLALRNNGGLLIPSAGTVKVVRCAEQCIRRVCNVSSAARQCSESLLERVVKAEIGSQDIFNLGDHIVETQDGIDNHHYDLISQVLAAFYRLRQHHIAKLHTIQLQSKSLRKKLCKVVLLQGY, translated from the exons ATGGGCTTCATAATCAACATCAACTCCTTCACCACAATGATACCTGCACTGCTTGAGAAACAACAGTACGTCTGCACGTATCGGCTCAGCCAGGACCACGTGGAGCTGTTTTTCAATTCAATCAGGGCGTCGG GGGGATGGAACAACAATCCGAGCGTCGTGAGTTTCAAGAACTACTTCCGGCATGTCATGGTTCGCTGCGGAATCAATCCAGGAGAcacag GCAACGTTCAAGCTCAGGATGGAACTGTGTGTTTGTCAGCTATTGCCATATCGTCATCTGTGCCAGCTGATGccaacgacgatgatgatgacgacgacaacAACCTCATTGTTCCCTCTCCCTATGATCAAACTGCAGGGCTTGTCTTAGACCACACTTATTTACCAACACGTTTTGGGGCCCTTACCGAAAATGCACTTGTATACATTGCAGGATTTGTTGTGAAATGTGTCCAGAGAAAGCTTAAGTGTGAGGTTTGCTGCAGTAGTTTGATTAGCACAGCCCTGCCTTCAACACTTGGGGACAATTACCACCTTCTTGCCCTTCGTAACAATGGTGGCCTGTTGATTCCCAGCGCGGGTACAGTAAAAGTAGTAAGATGTGCTGAGCAGTGCATTAGACGAGTCTGCAATGTGTCATCCGCTGCCCGTCAATGTTCCGAGTCTCTACTTGAAAGGGTGGTGAAGGCAGAAATTGGGTCTCAAGATATTTTTAATCTGGGAGATCACATTGTCGAGACTCAAGATGGTATAGACAACCATCATTATGATTTAATTTCACAAGTCCTGGCTGCATTCTACAGGTTGAGACAACACCACATAGCTAAACTCCATACAATTCAGCTACAGAGCAAGAGCTTGAGGAAGAAACTGTGCAAAGTTGTGTTGTTGCAGGGATACTAA